A genomic stretch from Lathyrus oleraceus cultivar Zhongwan6 chromosome 2, CAAS_Psat_ZW6_1.0, whole genome shotgun sequence includes:
- the LOC127122910 gene encoding uncharacterized protein LOC127122910: MEAKVGEKPSGNPSSISSGSTPVTEYKEGTHYIDRVIRDIVTRILNEGHSVKGVSTPLAQMYPPPEVEQPSGKGDDSSSSEKDLAAEGLRSLGQTVFDKGKFVASNTTNAFHSEKHDDANVVIDLEDGSSDDQEESLIHHINPSVAKRMKTHKGKFMVELMSARKAKKIVVIGPSKPWSKVEIKKRKVRDDSEPEEDVEEDVPDISPVKKTTVRKSPVKVPVVNLDNISFHLEDGVAKWKFVIQRRVVVERELGKDVADVKEVMDLIEVVGLLKNVVGFSQCYEGLVKEFVVNILEDISDKNNKEFCKVYVRGKCITFSPTVINNFLGRNNEGAGELEVTDNQVKGENVEHANVSHEEEAEAHTSSERAANNDDASGNSASGAAEEAANASSTE; encoded by the exons atggaagcaaaggtaggtgAAAAACCTTCAG GTAATCCCTCTAGTATTTCGTCTGGTTCAACTCCTGTCACTGAGTATAAGGAAGGAACACACTATATTGATCGTGTTATAAGAGACATAGTTactagaatccttaatgaaggCCACTCTGTGAAGGGGGTTTCTACTCCCCTTGCTCAAATGTATCCCCCTCCTGAGGTTGAACAACCTAGTGGTAAGGGTGATGATTCCTCTAGTTCTGAAAAGGACTTGGCTGCTGAAGGGTTACGCTCTCTAGGGCAAACAGTGTTTGACAAAGGGAAATTTGTGGCCTCTAACACGACTAATGCTTTCCACTCTGAGAAGCATGATGACGCAAATGTTGTGATTGATCTAGAGGATGGTAGCTCTGATGATCAAGAGGAAAGCTTGATTCATCACATAAATCCAAGTGTGGCTAAACGCATGAAGACTCACAAAGGAAAATTTATGGTTGAACTTATGTCAGCCAGAAAAGCTAAGAAGATTGTTGTCATTGGTCCCTCCAAACCATGGAGCAAGGTTGAAATaaagaagaggaaggtcagagatGATTCTGAGCCTGAAgaggatgttgaggaagatgtccctgacatctcgCCTGTGAAGAAAACTACTGTTAGGAAGTCTCCTGTTAAAGTACCTGTTGTTAATTTGGATAACATCTCCTTCCATCTTGAGGATGGAGTTGCTaagtggaaatttgtgattcaGAGAAGGGTAGTTGTGGAAAGGGAATTGGGAAAAGATGTTGCTGATGTCAAGGAGGTCATGGATCTGATAGAAGTTGTTGGGCTTTTGAAGAATGTTGTTGGGTTCTCTCAATGCTACGAAGGTTTAGTCAAGGAATTTGTTGTTAATATTCTTGAGGATATTTCTGATAAGAACAACAAGGAGTTCTGTAAGGTGTATGTGAGGGGTAAGTGTATAACATTCTCTCCTACTGTTATTAATAATTTTCTAGGCAGAAATAATGAGGGTGCAGGAGAATTAGAGGTTACAGACAATCAG GTTAAGGGTGAAAATGTTGAACATGCTAATGTCAGCCATGAAGAAGAAgctgaagcccacacctctagtgagagggCTGCTAACAATGATGATGCGAGTGGCAATTCTGCTTCTGGTGCTGCTGAAGAGGCTGCAAACGCAAGCTCTACTGAGTAG